Proteins co-encoded in one Erinaceus europaeus chromosome X, mEriEur2.1, whole genome shotgun sequence genomic window:
- the GPR34 gene encoding probable G-protein coupled receptor 34 has protein sequence MTSHAVTAMTASECSSKGTPLLTSHSNQRAHDLAGTSNFTNCTMDEKLLSGVLTTFYSVIFIMGLVGNIIALYVFLGIHRKRNSIQIYLLNVAIADLLLIFCLPFRIMYHINQNKWTLGVVLCKVVGTLFYMNMYISIILLGFISLDRYIKINRSIHQRKAITTRQSIYICCTVWTVAFVGFLTMITLTIKKGDLNSTLCFHYRDKLQEMGEAIFNFILVVMFWLIFLLIILSYIKIGKNLLRISKRRSKFPNSAKYATTARNSFIVLIIFTICFVPYHVFRFAYISSQLKVSSCYWREVAHKTNEIMLVLSSFNSCLDPVMYFLMSSNIRKIMCQLLSRRFQGEASRSESTSEFKPGYSLHDTSASTKHQLT, from the coding sequence ATGACAAGCCACGCTGTCACAGCGATGACTGCTTCAGAATGCTCTTCCAAAGGAACGCCCCTCCTTACTAGCCACAGCAACCAGAGAGCGCATGACCTCGCGGGAACATCCAATTTCACTAACTGTACCATGGACGAAAAATTGCTTTCTGGTGTGTTAACAACCTTCTACTCTGTTATTTTCATCATGGGACTAGTTGGGAACATAATTGCCCTCTACGTATTTCTGGGTATCCACCGCAAAAGAAATTCCATTCAGATTTACCTACTTAACGTAGCTATTGCTGACCTCTTACTTATCTTCTGCCTTCCTTTCCGAATAATGTATCACATTAATCAAAACAAGTGGACGTTAGGTGTGGTTCTTTGCAAGGTGGTAGGGACGCTCTTTTATATGAACATGTACATTAGCATTATTTTACTTGGATTTATCAGTTTGGATCGCTACATAAAAATTAATCGGTCTATACACCAACGGAAGGCAATAACAACCAGACAGAGCATTTATATTTGTTGTACAGTATGGACAGTTGCTTTTGTTGGATTTTTAACCATGATTACTTTAACAATTAAGAAAGGAGACCTTAATTCCACACTGTGTTTTCACTACAGAGATAAACTTCAGGAAATGGGAGAGGCAATTTTTAACTTCATTCTCGTCGTGATGTTCTGGCTAATTTTCCTCCTAATAATCCTTTCGTATATTAAGATAGGCAAGAATTTATTGAGAATTTCTAAAAGGAGGTCAAAGTTTCCAAATTCTGCTAAATATGCTACTACGGCCCGGAATTCCTTTATTGTACTCATCATTTTCACTATATGTTTTGTTCCGTATCATGTCTTTCGATTTGCCTATATTTCTTCACAACTAAAAGTGTCATCTTGTTATTGGAGAGAAGTTGCTCACAAAACCAATGAGATTATGTTGGTTCTGTCATCTTTCAATAGCTGCTTAGATCCCGTCATGTATTTTCTGATGTCCAGTAATATCCGCAAAATAATGTGCCAGCTTCTTTCTAGACGGTTTCAAGGGGAAGCAAGCAGGAGTGAAAGCACTTCTGAATTTAAGCCAGGGTACTCTTTACATGATACATCCGCCTCAACTAAACATCAGCTTACTTAG